GGGACGGAGCGACGAAGGAGGCCAGCTGCGAGGCTAAGCCCGCCAATCCCGCCGCCGATAATGGCGACGGTGAATTGTTTGTCGGAAGGGGAGGACATGGCGACCGTTTTTCGTGGGGGGTGGGTGGTTGATGAATAAGAGGGGTAGCATGGGTAGTCGGCCAGCAACCCACAGCCCCGCGATACGGTAGCGGAGAGATTGTTGGAGGTAACATAAGATGTCAAAGTGTCAATTGGAGATGATCTTTAGTCTCTATCTGCCGGGCTGATGTGGGGGCGTAATGAAGAATTAAGGGTGGGGGCTGGCGATCAGCAGCCGGCATCGGAGCAGTCCGATATATGATTCACAATTATGCATGTTAAGGTACGCCCTACCTTTTAGAGGATTGTGGCTGTAATTCAGGATATGAAACCATTTGGTAAGCCCGAGGTGTTTTCTCAGGCTTATCCTCTGCTATTACCAGATACCTAAGTGCGTAGACATGTTCAGTGATCACGTGCGATAGTTGGTCCTGTTATATAGCGATATAATTAAATTTAGATATGTTCTGGTAAATTTGAGGCACGataagtatatatatttgaggCCCAGAACCGCCCTGTAAAGTGAAAGTGAACAACCTCTTTCCCTTGTACAGCGTGTATGAGCCCTAAACTACGCCCCCTGATACACATGCCTCAAGGCCCAAGCAAAGTCAGGCATAGCTCACAGACTATAACTCTAACCGAGGTACCTGTAGATACTGCTCGTACCAGCTTGCTAATCAAACTATGCCAAATGTTAAATCGAGCTAGATAGCTGAGTGGAGATCCGGAAATACAGCCTCTAGATAGCAACAGCCGCACTTTAATACAGCATTGATTGATTCAAGCCCGTGACTTCTCTGAGCTGTCCCAGGACTGTCAGGGTATACGAGCATTGAGCACTAAATATAGGTTATGTGCTGCAGGATGCAGGTTGCTACTTTGCTATACGATATTGGCCTCGTATCGTGCAATCGAACCGTCTCTGGTAGCGTACTGGAGCAGCATGGTCAGGATGTGCAGTGGACGGGGGAAGAAAGTACAGATATAAATGCTGAACACTGGAGAACTGGGTTTGCAATGTGTAGCTACAGCTTCTGCGGTTAATGAGCCCGATTTAATCACGTTTCTGGGACGTGATGATGGTAGATCCGCCCGTATACGATAGCTACAGCGGCCAAAGTTCAATTGCCCTTAAATTATGCATGGCACTCGTGGGAGACATGATTCCTAGCATTTACCTTTACAAGCATCACGAACTTTTGTGACTAACTCTTTGGCGTTCCTCCAGATTGAGCTACGGCATGAGACCGGTTCCCCGATACCCGGGCTCTTACCGGCCAAATATGTCGCTCATATCCTACAGGATCAGCAGTCGTAGGTTGGTCTTACGGACTAGTCCCTAGACTTGTCTTAGATCCTGCGCTTGCCCGAAGATCCGGTACGATGGGAGACCCGGGAGGATGGCGTGTTGTCATGTTGGCGAGATTTCGTCTCATAGTCGAGCTACCACGTAGTCCTCGTAACATGCCAAATGAACCGAGGTTATGCAATTACTATCAGAGCCTACAGAACTTACTATTTGTTTCATAGCACTTGATTTTGACACCATTATGTCCTTGCAGAAGGTTGAGAGGCTACACTATAGGCCAAAAATCATGCATCCAATCATTCTTCTATTGAGTTCCTAACAGATTGAGACTATACTATTGAACTCCCTTTTCTATGCAACCTACATCTCATAATTTGTTTGGAATGCCCGTAATCTTCTCCGCCAATGTGTCAGCTTTCAGGGCGGGTCGGTCTGCTTTGCCGGCCGTCGTCTAGTTATAGATAGAGGCATAAGATTAGCTCAGGTTATTCAAGCTGGACATGAGAATCATCCACTTACCCCTCCGTCGACAGGCATGATTAGCCCTGTGATCCatttggcttctttgctgcagaggaagagaattgCTAGGTAGCGCACGTCAGCCatgctctcttctcttgccaGTACACTTACCATAACCAACATCCCATCCCGTTCCTTCTTGCTTCAGGAGGTTCTGATTGATACGAGCCTGGCGCATCTCGTCCGTCATTCCTCTACCGCGTACCATAGGAGTGAACACCATCCCCGGGCAAACGCAGTTTACCCGGATATTTTCTGGGCCATGTTGCGCCGCCATCGCCCGAGTCATCTGGATAATGGCTCCTTTTGTTGTAGGGTACAGCAAACTAGGGTTACCGCCGAGGACTGCACTTCATATCAGTATGTCATGCACAAGGTAGGACATTTAGAAATGAATACGTACGACCACTGACAGAGGACATATTGACGATCGCGCCGCGTCCGTTTTTTCTCATCTCCGGTATGACATACCTGCTC
This sequence is a window from Aspergillus nidulans FGSC A4 chromosome IV. Protein-coding genes within it:
- a CDS encoding SDR family NAD(P)-dependent oxidoreductase (transcript_id=CADANIAT00000047); the protein is MTSPRAFDFTDEVAIVTGAGSRLAGEIGNGRATAILLARQGAKVALVDYNVDWAQETKRMIDLDGGQSIVIQADVTDEESCKKAVAQTIGAFGTVNILVNIVGVGGAMGDATRLDLAAWDRDFRINVTSMVLMSRYVIPEMRKNGRGAIVNMSSVSGLLGGNPSLLYPTTKGAIIQMTRAMAAQHGPENIRVNCVCPGMVFTPMVRGRGMTDEMRQARINQNLLKQEGTGWDVGYAILFLCSKEAKWITGLIMPVDGGCSLSTFCKDIMVSKSSAMKQIDMSDIFGR